The Oreochromis niloticus isolate F11D_XX linkage group LG18, O_niloticus_UMD_NMBU, whole genome shotgun sequence DNA window tgtaaaagttttAAACATTAGTGTTACATGAAAACACAATCTATCATTAGATATTTTATGTTGCATTTAAGTAATTAATAATTACTCCCTGCATCTCAGTCAAACATAAAAGGAGAaatatgtgtgttttatgtgttatTGACCCAGAAAATCTgttgtcttaatttttttttccttccaacaATCAGATAAATTTATTGATACTTAGAACTGACACAGTTCACAAAATGTTTTCCAGAAGCAGTAAAATGAAGCACAAGTTGCATCACCAGCAACGGGAGACAATATATGTAAAGGCAAGAAGTCGGTAGTGAGCAAGCAACGTATGAAGTACATTCCAGGGTTCTTAAAACAATTAAGCAAGATGGATAGTATGTCTTTACATGgaaatgtgttaataatgtcTGTTTACCCACTTTCCTGTGATTATTTCCATGTTGGCTTGAAGTGAAatatctccctctgctgttactTCAGGTTGCTGGAACTGCACATGTGTCCATTTCATGCTTGGTGTCTCCAAAGCATGAAATGGACACAGTGGACCGATGTGTTTATTACATGTTTTGCTGTACGGGGTCAGGAAATAGGGGCACATTGAATTTGCAGATCAGTAATGCTGTATCGCTCAGTTCACTTTTGATTCCCAAGCTGCTTGACTTACCGTAAAGTACACCCCAACACTACAACACTACTGTAGGTTCATTCTGGGACAAATGGTAAAAGTTTGATATAAAGGTTATTCTGTGTTGAACAGGTAGAGTTGTTCAGAGAGACTGCACAGCATATTCAGGAACTCAGTGCCGTTTATGTGACCTGGGAACTTTCATGAACCAACCCAACGGCCTGTATAACTGTTTCCCCTGCACATCCTGTGACACAGGTACAGTCAGATGGGAAATCCTTTGtaaaatttacattaaaaaaataaggctTTCATTTAAAAGTAAATTAGAGAATATTttacactaatgtttttgttttttgtaggtCATGGTCTTTTTGTCAAGCAGAACTGTACAGCAACAACTGACACAGTGTGTGACATTTTAAATGGATATCactgcaaaggttttacaaacAGTAATGGATGTAGTTTGGCAGGGAAACATTCACAGTGTGCAGCTGGTCAGAGGATAAAAGAACCTGGTAAGAAAAATTAAAGTCTAAGACCATTTAGATGAGCTAATaaattagaattttttttgtgtaaCAATGAATGTGTTTCTTTCAGGAACCAGCAGAAGTGACACAGTGTGTGAAGACTGTCAGCCAGGCTTCTTTTCCAAGGACGGTGTGAACTGTACAGCTTGGAAAACGTAGGTCATAATTTATAATAAAATCACtctaaaagtgtttaatataTTCAGCTATTGATCATCAATGTCTTAATGGAATCTCTCATATACTTGGGACTAGGGCTGTGCCACATCACATCATCTGCAATAGTACCGGTATTATACTATATACTGTGTGTTGCTATAGCAACATTATGTGTTTGTTTCCTAGTGTTTATGACAAGGAGTCAAAACCGTGCATGTCTAAATGTAAGAGCAGTTTGTCAGTGATGATTTAGTAAGTAAAAATGGAGCTACTTAAGCAGCCTCCAGCAAACACGGGACAAAACATGCAGGAAAACTGTTtgtaaaaagtggaaaacactCCATTGAGTAGAACGAGGCTATGAAGACACATGAGGAGACAGGAGCAGTCACTAGCTGCACTCACTAGTTAGACTCTTTATAACAGGAGGAGCAAACAGTGTGTGGAAATTAGTGATGCAGTTACATGACGAAAAAGCAGGACTTTAAGCAGTTGGTTAAAATCCTGACACGATAAACTGCCCCagatagaaaatattttttatttttatattttttgatttattaataacagttttaaaagttttttatactttatttgaAAATTCCAGGGAAAATACTGGGCTACTTTTGAAC harbors:
- the LOC100709212 gene encoding tumor necrosis factor receptor superfamily member 5 isoform X1; its protein translation is MVSALLIFGYAAVFIVPVLSCRPKEYKTNDGQCCPMCNQGTKKRDDCNETLCSRVVQRDCTAYSGTQCRLCDLGTFMNQPNGLYNCFPCTSCDTGHGLFVKQNCTATTDTVCDILNGYHCKGFTNSNGCSLAGKHSQCAAGQRIKEPGTSRSDTVCEDCQPGFFSKDGVNCTAWKTCSNRQIKVKERCRVSH
- the LOC100709212 gene encoding tumor necrosis factor receptor superfamily member 5 isoform X2, which gives rise to MVSALLIFGYAAVFIVPVLSCRPKEYKTNDGQCCPMCNQGTKKRDDCNETLCSRVVQRDCTAYSGTQCRLCDLGTFMNQPNGLYNCFPCTSCDTGHGLFVKQNCTATTDTVCDILNGYHCKGFTNSNGCSLAGKHSQCAAGQRIKEPGTSRSDTVCEDCQPGFFSKDGVNCTAWKTKEKKQRH
- the LOC100709212 gene encoding tumor necrosis factor receptor superfamily member 5 isoform X3: MVSALLIFGYAAVFIVPVLSCRPKEYKTNDGQCCPMCNQGTKKRDDCNETLCSRVVQRDCTAYSGTQCRLCDLGTFMNQPNGLYNCFPCTSCDTGHGLFVKQNCTATTDTVCDILNGYHCKGFTNSNGCSLAGKHSQCAAGQRIKEPGTSRSDTVCEDCQPGFFSKDGVNCTAWKTK